TCAGCAATAGCATCAAAAGCATGATGTAAGTCTAATTTTCTTAAAATAAATGGTGCATTCAGACTAGCAGAAGCAACTGCTAATTTAATATGATGTGCTTTAAGTGTTTGAATAAATTCTTGAATGCCAGGTAATGTATTTTCTGGCGTTAATGTTTCTAAATAGGTAAGGTAAATATTATTTTTCTCGGTTGCCAGTTCATCAAACTTTGCTTTAGAGACAGTTATATGCAAATAATTCAAAATAATTTGGAGTGAATCTCCTCGGCTAACACCCTTAGTTTTTTCTTCCAAGTCATCTGGTAAAGTTTTGTCAAAATGATCTTTAACTAATTTTCGCCAAGCATCAAAGTGATAAACTGAAGTATCAGCAATGACACCATCCAAATCAAACAAGGCACCCTTTAACATATTAATGTTCCTCCCGTTCACTTAAAATTGGTGTTTCACATAAAATAGCTGTAATTTGATCAAGTGTTTCAGGTGAAATAGTAATAAAAGGCAGTAGAAGATTTAATTTAGCTAACGACATAGTACCTAAACCACCATTTAAAGCATTTGGATCATTTCTAAAGAAATCAAGTACAGGATCCACTTCATCAATCATAGTAACTAATTTTTTATCTTGCATGATTTCTATAACAGGTGTTTCTTCATTGTAACGTTCAACATAATCCTCTGTTGGTATATAGCTAATCATATAGTTACCAGCAGTTAAATCAAATTAGCCACCTTGGTAAAGCTGATCGTTTACCTGAATTGCAACATTTTCTGCTCTTGGTAAATCAACATGCGTAGTTATGCCAAATGGTACCTGAAGATTTAATTTGATAGTATGATCGATTGTTGCTTCAATTTGATAGTTAACAGCAAATTCACCATAAGGTGTATCAAAATGACCATTTACATGTTTTAGGCGATAATCAAAGTGCGGTGAAAATACAATTTCTTTATAACCAACAGTATGATCACAGAGACCTAAAAGATATTTGTAGCCCCATTCCATAATAGCACCAATACTATAGTGATTTAAAGAATTCATGCCTTCTGTATTCATTGAACCATCTGGTTCTACTGAATTCCATCTTTCCCAAATAGTGGTTGCACCTAAATCGACTGCATACAACCAGCTTGGAAAATCTTCTTGTAAGAAGATTTTTGTTGCTAATTTATGTTGGCCATATTTAGATAAAACTTGGCAAATGAAAGGCGTACCCACAAAGCCAGTTTTCAAATGGTCATTATCTTTATTTAAACGAATTACCAAATCACTAACAACCCGCTCAATTTGGTTTTCAGGAATTAAATCAAAATGCAAAGCTAGGGCATAGGCAGTTTGTGTATCAATGGCTAAACGACCTGTTTCAGTAATATATTCTTTTTTGATCGTTTCTTTGATTTGTTTTGCCAACATAGCATAATTCTTAGCATCTTCTATATGGTTCAATAATTTTGCAGTTTCAGCAACAATCTGACTGGAATAATAATAGTACACAGAAGCGATAAAATCTTCATCGGTTTTTCCAGTTGGTAAAGCAGGATTTTCACCATCTAATGCCAACCAATCACCAAATTGGAAAGTACCTGTCCATAAATTCTTATTTTCAGTTTTACGGCCAATGTAATCTACCCAAGCTTTCATCTCAGGGTAATTCTGTTTCAAGATGGCTGTATCACCATAGACTTGGTACATATTCCAAGGAATAATGGTTGCTGCATCTCCCCAAACTGCTGCACCACCATCATGATTTCCCATTGAAGGAGCATACATAGGGACAAGACCATCAAGTTGCTTTTGTTCTACAGCAATATCTTTTGCATATTTCTTGAAAAAGGCAAAGACATCCATATTGAATGCTGCAGTATTTGAGAAGACTTCAGCATCGCCTGTCCAGCCCAATCGTTCGTCGCGTTGTGGACAATCTGTTGGCACATCGAAGAAATTACTCTTTTGTCCCCAAATAACATTTTGGAATAGACGATTTACCTTGGGATTTTCTGTTTCAATAGAACCAGTTAAACGCATATCTGAATATATGTTTGCTGCTTTGTAATCATTAGCTTGCAAGGGTCTTGTATTTCCTTCAATTTTAACATAGCGATAACCATAATAAGTAAAATGTGGACGTACCCATTTTTCTTCGCCATCAGAAATATAAACAAAAGCAGCGCGAGCATCTCTTAAATTGTCTCGATAAAAATTAC
This is a stretch of genomic DNA from Melissococcus plutonius ATCC 35311. It encodes these proteins:
- the pgmB gene encoding beta-phosphoglucomutase, which gives rise to MLKGALFDLDGVIADTSVYHFDAWRKLVKDHFDKTLPDDLEEKTKGVSRGDSLQIILNYLHITVSKAKFDELATEKNNIYLTYLETLTPENTLPGIQEFIQTLKAHHIKLAVASASLNAPFILRKLDLHHAFDAIADPSAVKAGKPAPDIFLAAAAAIQLKPEECIGIEDSIAGITAINKAGSFSVGIGSIEKLHEANLLFAATDDLNLDTIVKQFNQQ